A single genomic interval of Mucilaginibacter robiniae harbors:
- a CDS encoding STAS domain-containing protein — translation MANAAQILKSKKDSILELWMKNQLADAGLRDDLMSNEDLRVQSEELVEVLVDNLTDENINNPSSSDFDEVTEILAGISISRARQGYSPRETGVFILSLKEALIEILDTESKSDPLQLYQDTLKVNRLIDSFSIVTFETFLKGREEVILRQTDEIAEISTPVIRVWDGILALPIIGTLDSARTQVVMESLLQEIVETGSSIAILDISGVPAVDSLVAQHLLKAVSATRLMGAECIISGIRPEIAQTIVHLGIDLSNIVTKATLASALKFAFSALRLEVKKRSANTAVN, via the coding sequence ATGGCAAACGCTGCTCAAATTTTAAAAAGTAAAAAAGATAGTATTCTGGAGTTATGGATGAAAAACCAGTTAGCTGATGCTGGTTTGCGCGATGATCTGATGAGCAATGAGGATCTGCGCGTGCAATCTGAAGAACTGGTTGAGGTACTGGTAGATAACCTGACAGACGAAAATATAAACAATCCTTCTTCGTCTGATTTTGATGAAGTAACTGAAATATTAGCCGGGATATCTATTAGCCGTGCCCGCCAGGGATATAGCCCTCGTGAAACGGGTGTATTCATTTTAAGCCTGAAAGAAGCGTTAATTGAAATTTTGGATACAGAATCAAAAAGCGATCCGTTGCAGCTTTATCAGGATACACTAAAAGTTAACCGTTTAATTGATAGTTTCAGCATTGTTACTTTTGAAACTTTTCTTAAAGGACGTGAAGAAGTGATTTTGCGCCAAACTGATGAGATTGCTGAAATATCTACCCCGGTAATACGTGTGTGGGATGGTATATTGGCGCTGCCTATTATTGGCACACTGGATAGCGCCCGTACGCAGGTGGTAATGGAAAGTCTGTTGCAGGAAATTGTAGAAACCGGCAGTAGCATAGCTATATTAGATATATCAGGCGTTCCGGCAGTTGATTCATTAGTAGCACAGCACTTGTTGAAAGCCGTAAGCGCTACCCGCTTAATGGGGGCTGAATGTATTATTAGCGGTATCCGTCCGGAAATTGCACAAACTATTGTACATCTGGGTATTGATTTATCTAACATTGTAACTAAAGCTACATTAGCCAGCGCGCTAAAATTTGCATTTAGCGCCCTACGTCTGGAAGTTAAAAAAAGAAGTGCAAACACTGCTGTAAATTGA
- a CDS encoding STAS domain-containing protein — translation MDRIPILKMGHFLLVTIQVDLYDRLAMDLEADLVKMVSKTGAKGVLIDISAVSIVDSFMGRIIGNIASMSKLLDAETVVVGMQPAVAITLVELGLELPGVHTALNVEKGMELLQGMIVADDVELEEDDDITLS, via the coding sequence ATGGATCGTATTCCCATTTTAAAAATGGGTCACTTTCTGTTAGTGACCATACAAGTAGATTTATATGACCGCTTGGCTATGGATCTGGAAGCAGATCTGGTTAAGATGGTGAGTAAAACAGGCGCCAAAGGCGTACTGATTGATATATCGGCAGTAAGTATTGTTGACTCTTTTATGGGTCGCATTATCGGCAATATTGCCAGCATGTCTAAACTATTGGATGCAGAAACCGTTGTTGTAGGTATGCAACCGGCTGTGGCTATCACGCTGGTTGAACTGGGCCTGGAGTTACCGGGTGTACATACGGCTTTGAATGTTGAAAAAGGTATGGAACTGTTGCAGGGAATGATTGTTGCTGATGATGTCGAGCTAGAAGAAGATGACGATATTACCCTTAGCTAA
- a CDS encoding anti-sigma regulatory factor gives MTILPLAKDTIKVYKEQDVVLLRNRVKEHAVRIKMGLVNQTKLITAASELVRNMLRYGGGGEVLIEVISRGRDNGVRLSFKDKGPGIADIKKAMADGFSTGKSLGLGLPGTKRLVNEFDLKSEVGKGTTVTIIKWANG, from the coding sequence ATGACGATATTACCCTTAGCTAAGGATACTATTAAGGTTTACAAAGAGCAGGATGTGGTTTTACTCCGGAACCGGGTGAAAGAACATGCTGTCAGAATAAAAATGGGGCTGGTTAATCAAACTAAATTGATTACGGCAGCCAGTGAACTGGTGCGTAATATGTTGAGATACGGCGGGGGCGGAGAGGTACTTATTGAAGTGATATCTAGAGGACGTGATAATGGCGTTCGGCTATCCTTTAAAGACAAAGGCCCCGGTATTGCCGACATTAAAAAAGCCATGGCTGATGGTTTTTCAACAGGTAAAAGCTTGGGCTTGGGTTTACCCGGCACTAAAAGGCTGGTAAATGAGTTTGATTTAAAAAGCGAGGTGGGGAAGGGAACTACGGTTACCATAATTAAATGGGCTAATGGTTGA
- a CDS encoding SpoIIE family protein phosphatase — protein sequence MVDATHTSYPAADRSYYAILKKDIHHKAQEAGLISQKLAALDIILAELTSNLHKYATDGEILIGFGKDHKGEYLEVIAIDNGPGMADTAKMMQDGYSTGSTMGHGLGSIKRLSDKFDLFSIKGWGTIVLSRIYKNEQDAATVKPVPAIEIRPLVVAKTGEQVSGDATYYKTSGRYLKLLVADGLGHGREANLAVNEAVSSFKGCPYDSPVEILRFLHQDIRKTRGMVSTVAVFDLESKQVQIAGIGNISAKFMHLGGIVKNHISYNGIVGHNIPNTMNSQQVAFTDYSLLILCSDGIKSRWDVSKYQGIARCDSMMMAAAIYKDYSRGTDDTSVVIVKLK from the coding sequence ATGGTTGATGCAACACACACCAGCTATCCGGCTGCCGACCGGAGCTACTACGCTATTCTAAAAAAAGATATTCATCATAAAGCGCAGGAGGCTGGCCTAATCTCTCAAAAGCTGGCCGCACTTGATATTATACTGGCTGAACTTACTTCTAACTTACATAAGTATGCCACCGATGGCGAAATACTCATCGGCTTTGGCAAAGATCATAAAGGCGAATACCTGGAAGTTATTGCCATTGATAATGGCCCCGGTATGGCCGATACGGCCAAAATGATGCAGGATGGTTACTCAACAGGTAGTACCATGGGGCATGGCTTGGGCAGTATCAAACGCCTTTCAGATAAGTTCGACTTGTTTTCAATTAAAGGTTGGGGCACTATTGTTTTAAGCCGAATTTACAAAAATGAGCAGGATGCTGCAACGGTAAAGCCAGTGCCGGCTATTGAAATCAGACCCTTAGTAGTCGCTAAAACTGGTGAACAGGTAAGTGGCGATGCTACTTATTACAAAACCTCAGGCAGATACCTAAAGCTTTTGGTAGCCGATGGCTTGGGACATGGCAGAGAGGCCAATCTGGCGGTTAACGAAGCGGTGAGCTCATTTAAAGGCTGCCCGTATGATTCGCCTGTTGAAATTTTACGCTTTCTGCATCAGGATATTCGCAAAACACGTGGTATGGTGAGTACTGTAGCTGTATTTGATTTAGAGAGTAAACAGGTGCAAATTGCCGGTATAGGTAATATATCGGCCAAGTTTATGCACTTAGGCGGTATTGTTAAAAACCATATTTCTTATAACGGTATCGTAGGGCATAACATTCCGAATACGATGAACAGCCAACAGGTGGCATTTACCGATTATAGTTTGCTGATCTTGTGTTCTGATGGAATAAAATCCCGCTGGGATGTTAGCAAATATCAGGGTATTGCCCGCTGTGATTCAATGATGATGGCAGCCGCTATATATAAAGATTATTCAAGAGGCACTGATGATACTTCGGTGGTGATAGTTAAACTGAAATAA
- a CDS encoding sensor histidine kinase has protein sequence MLEILSINLENEMDLPLTHKKAVGITKYLGLSVATQTAFATAVSEVCRAVIDKTLHSVLSFRAKREDGRWLIRARVVTDCRLSASSQELIYAKRLIPVIDVQPNGEGTVITLQLNLPRSVKISGDLVSRLANHVATAPPESPYEEIKQRNQELNTLSEKKDEQLRLATLLNEKKSEFLSIASHELRSPLTIIKAYAQIGKSFKDKNPEKMAEYLEKINQQATKVNVLIQQLLDLAKIENNKVDYRIEKVELSAFLSETLASVALSHPTHPVMFHANGPVYANIDKLRIEQVLVNLVSNAAKYSPNDKPITVALGEPANEQVIISVTDQGIGLSAENLSRVFDKFFRAEEVAQKVSGLGMGLYITTRIIKGHKGKIWADSKENEGSVFYFSLPVV, from the coding sequence ATGCTGGAAATATTAAGTATCAACCTGGAAAACGAAATGGATTTGCCGCTTACGCATAAAAAGGCGGTGGGTATTACTAAGTATTTGGGCCTTTCAGTTGCTACACAAACCGCTTTTGCTACAGCGGTTTCTGAAGTTTGCCGTGCCGTAATTGATAAAACTTTACATAGTGTTCTGTCTTTCCGGGCCAAGCGCGAAGATGGCCGCTGGTTAATTAGAGCCCGCGTAGTTACTGATTGTCGCTTGTCGGCCAGTAGCCAGGAGCTTATTTATGCCAAACGCTTAATACCGGTAATTGATGTTCAGCCGAATGGCGAGGGCACTGTAATTACTTTACAGTTAAACCTGCCACGTTCTGTTAAAATTAGCGGCGATTTGGTATCCAGGCTGGCTAACCATGTAGCTACAGCACCTCCCGAATCACCTTACGAAGAGATTAAGCAACGTAACCAAGAACTCAATACCCTCTCTGAAAAGAAAGATGAGCAGCTCCGGTTGGCTACCTTGCTGAATGAAAAAAAATCAGAATTTTTATCTATTGCTTCGCACGAGCTACGTTCGCCATTAACCATTATCAAAGCGTATGCGCAAATCGGCAAATCTTTTAAAGATAAAAATCCGGAAAAGATGGCCGAGTATCTGGAAAAAATCAACCAGCAGGCTACCAAAGTGAACGTGCTGATTCAGCAACTGTTAGATTTAGCCAAAATTGAAAACAACAAGGTTGATTATCGCATAGAAAAGGTAGAGCTAAGTGCCTTCCTGTCAGAAACGTTGGCCAGTGTTGCCCTGTCGCACCCTACGCATCCGGTTATGTTTCATGCTAATGGGCCGGTATATGCCAATATTGATAAGTTAAGAATAGAACAGGTACTGGTTAATTTAGTTAGCAATGCTGCCAAGTACTCACCCAATGATAAGCCAATTACTGTTGCCCTTGGTGAACCTGCCAACGAACAGGTAATTATTAGTGTAACCGACCAGGGTATTGGCTTATCGGCCGAAAACTTGAGCCGTGTATTCGATAAGTTTTTTCGGGCCGAAGAAGTGGCTCAGAAAGTATCAGGCTTGGGTATGGGGCTGTATATTACTACACGTATCATTAAAGGGCATAAAGGCAAAATATGGGCAGATAGTAAAGAGAACGAAGGCTCGGTATTTTACTTTTCACTGCCGGTAGTTTAA
- a CDS encoding PAS domain-containing sensor histidine kinase: MKPKDTHRLDKQPYNTSHTSLTNSNFIATITTRFGILFNFFSAVTTPEAIQPLWAFAQSAYLDNPLPSLFKERLFVHLSRLCPARYCIARHTGFLIGQGLPAGDAQAHTQTIEQVMDLLKRPVPDAARLNTVLNRLEAYAEPVDITAIDSAIEADLFDALTLLFLQPNQSARARQAISKAVGTTNFDRLNIYLSYIHTAHHWAETHPEIVYEPDIVDMMAQHPELAQLLLSTTKTVSIQQGNAQPLPLAEFNEVENVELQTEGLQDPNQTLFNSIDEGLGIAKIILDSSGTPIDFQWLEVNEQFETLMELPAKNILSGQVIPGLEEAYKYYGQVALTGIPARFQLHSPVLRRWFNVCAFRIGEPKLRHIVVTFEDITQQKLAEEQLRLFIIGSSDMLYRMSADWTQMYTLKGESLIPATEHSQSTWIETYISAEDRPEIQATLNQAITNRKTFKMEYRTIKPDGSTDWMLSKAVPVLSKQGRVTEWLVLTVNIVQRKKAEQELKESNALLQSFFDNTPIGMSVLQAVRNENGAIQDFRIRVVSKELERETSRTDLVGKLYAQEYPGIKVTGLFDMMLRVMESGKPEGKEYFYPYDGFVKWFSCMFVKTDDGLVATNFDITERKLAEEEKLKNLILLQHAEEMAGIGSWVYEIATGSFSWSDGMYQLFNLKKGTPVVPEIYLDYISEKSRAVAERMVKYLKTGERAFDKILNITVNGKSKILKVKGTVVYNDEGLPVRLLGVDMDITTSRQAEQQILEDAAMIKGIADAAPDMLYAIDIRTMQHVYVNDKIVQLFGKSPEEIRNLGSMLFEATVYDEDKQKFEENIQVLRQTEDGEVLELTYRLLDDKGQLHWIKTRRAVYQRDEQGSPTHIIGISQDITEQIVLQERNSQLRQERKELEEQQQQAIFRATLGAQEEERKRISESLHNGLGQILYGVKLSLDRVNFNQADRYKENMAILEQSKSLLAESIKESRRISHELMPTILEDFGLKAAVEDICEQFRSAVAFKCSFIGFFRKLDKYIEIAIYRIVQELMINVIKHAQATTASVKIEISNNKVNIAVEDNGKGFDAAQKSDWGIGLQTIRGKVKLLNGKLNLESIINRGSAVHIRFPI, translated from the coding sequence ATGAAACCAAAAGATACGCATAGGTTGGATAAACAACCCTATAACACCAGCCATACAAGCCTAACCAACAGCAATTTTATAGCTACTATTACCACTCGTTTTGGAATACTATTTAATTTTTTCAGCGCGGTAACTACACCGGAAGCCATTCAACCTTTATGGGCCTTTGCGCAATCAGCTTATTTGGATAATCCACTACCCTCTTTATTTAAAGAACGGCTGTTTGTTCACCTTTCCCGCCTTTGCCCGGCACGCTACTGCATTGCACGTCATACCGGTTTTTTAATTGGCCAGGGGCTCCCGGCAGGCGATGCCCAAGCCCATACGCAAACCATTGAACAGGTAATGGATTTACTTAAACGCCCTGTACCTGATGCTGCCCGGCTCAACACCGTGCTTAACCGACTAGAAGCGTATGCTGAACCTGTTGATATTACAGCTATAGACTCAGCAATTGAAGCAGACTTATTCGATGCATTAACCCTCTTGTTCTTACAACCTAATCAATCTGCACGTGCCCGGCAGGCCATCAGCAAAGCCGTTGGCACAACAAACTTTGACAGGCTAAACATTTACCTGAGTTATATACATACTGCCCACCACTGGGCCGAAACTCACCCGGAAATAGTGTATGAGCCTGACATCGTCGACATGATGGCGCAGCATCCTGAATTAGCTCAGCTATTGCTTAGTACAACAAAAACAGTATCAATCCAGCAGGGCAACGCACAACCCCTCCCCCTTGCTGAATTTAATGAGGTTGAAAATGTAGAACTGCAGACTGAAGGATTACAGGACCCCAATCAAACATTATTTAATTCGATTGATGAAGGATTGGGCATTGCCAAGATTATTTTAGACAGCTCCGGCACTCCGATAGATTTTCAGTGGCTAGAAGTTAATGAGCAGTTTGAAACACTTATGGAGTTACCGGCTAAAAATATTTTAAGCGGTCAAGTTATACCAGGTTTGGAAGAAGCCTACAAATACTATGGACAAGTGGCGCTCACCGGCATCCCCGCCCGCTTCCAACTCCACTCTCCTGTATTACGCCGCTGGTTTAATGTATGTGCATTTCGCATTGGAGAGCCAAAGCTTAGACACATAGTAGTAACGTTTGAAGATATAACCCAACAAAAGCTAGCAGAAGAACAACTTCGTTTGTTTATTATCGGCAGTTCAGATATGTTGTACAGAATGAGTGCCGACTGGACACAGATGTACACGTTAAAAGGCGAAAGCCTTATACCAGCTACAGAGCACTCACAAAGTACCTGGATAGAAACTTACATTTCTGCTGAAGACCGGCCCGAAATACAAGCTACCCTCAACCAAGCCATTACTAACCGGAAAACTTTTAAAATGGAATACCGGACTATTAAACCCGACGGTAGTACAGACTGGATGCTATCAAAAGCAGTACCGGTATTAAGTAAACAAGGCAGAGTTACAGAGTGGTTGGTTTTAACTGTTAATATAGTCCAACGCAAAAAAGCCGAACAGGAACTTAAAGAAAGCAATGCGTTGCTGCAATCATTTTTTGACAATACCCCTATTGGCATGTCGGTATTGCAAGCTGTACGTAACGAAAACGGGGCTATTCAAGATTTCAGGATTCGTGTGGTAAGTAAAGAACTGGAACGGGAAACCAGCCGTACCGACCTGGTAGGTAAACTATATGCCCAAGAGTACCCGGGTATAAAAGTAACAGGTTTATTCGATATGATGCTGCGGGTAATGGAAAGCGGCAAACCTGAGGGTAAAGAATACTTTTACCCTTACGATGGCTTTGTGAAATGGTTCTCGTGCATGTTTGTTAAAACAGATGATGGATTAGTGGCTACCAACTTTGATATTACCGAACGCAAACTGGCCGAAGAAGAAAAACTTAAAAACTTAATACTATTACAGCATGCCGAAGAAATGGCCGGAATAGGAAGCTGGGTTTATGAAATTGCAACCGGCAGTTTCTCCTGGTCTGACGGTATGTACCAATTGTTTAACCTTAAAAAAGGCACTCCGGTTGTCCCCGAAATATACCTGGATTACATTAGCGAAAAAAGCCGCGCTGTGGCTGAGCGCATGGTAAAATACCTAAAAACCGGAGAAAGGGCTTTTGATAAAATATTGAACATTACGGTAAACGGTAAAAGCAAGATATTAAAAGTAAAAGGCACTGTAGTATATAACGATGAAGGCTTGCCAGTAAGGTTGTTAGGTGTAGATATGGATATTACCACCTCACGCCAGGCAGAACAGCAGATACTGGAAGATGCGGCCATGATTAAAGGTATTGCTGATGCCGCGCCCGATATGCTGTATGCCATTGATATACGTACCATGCAGCACGTATATGTGAACGATAAAATTGTACAGCTTTTTGGTAAATCGCCAGAGGAGATTAGAAACTTGGGCTCCATGCTATTTGAAGCTACCGTGTATGATGAAGACAAGCAAAAGTTTGAAGAAAACATTCAGGTTTTGCGGCAAACTGAAGATGGCGAGGTGCTGGAGCTAACTTACCGGCTGTTGGATGATAAAGGCCAGTTACACTGGATAAAAACCCGCCGGGCTGTGTACCAGCGCGATGAGCAAGGCTCCCCCACACACATTATCGGCATTTCACAAGATATTACAGAACAAATAGTATTACAGGAAAGAAACTCCCAATTACGCCAGGAACGTAAAGAACTGGAAGAACAGCAGCAACAGGCAATTTTTAGGGCAACCTTAGGCGCGCAGGAAGAAGAACGAAAACGCATATCTGAAAGCCTGCACAATGGTCTTGGTCAGATTTTGTATGGTGTTAAACTTAGCTTAGACCGGGTAAATTTTAATCAGGCCGATCGGTATAAAGAAAACATGGCTATTCTGGAACAATCCAAATCCTTACTAGCGGAGTCAATCAAAGAAAGCCGGCGTATATCGCATGAACTAATGCCTACCATACTGGAAGATTTCGGATTGAAAGCTGCTGTTGAAGATATTTGCGAACAGTTTAGAAGTGCGGTGGCTTTTAAATGCAGCTTTATCGGCTTTTTCCGCAAATTGGATAAGTATATTGAAATTGCCATTTACCGCATTGTACAAGAGCTGATGATTAATGTAATTAAGCACGCCCAAGCTACAACCGCAAGCGTTAAAATAGAGATCAGCAACAATAAAGTTAATATTGCGGTAGAAGATAACGGTAAGGGATTTGATGCTGCTCAAAAAAGTGATTGGGGCATTGGCCTGCAAACCATTCGGGGTAAAGTTAAATTACTGAACGGCAAACTTAACCTGGAATCAATAATCAATAGAGGTTCAGCCGTACACATCCGATTCCCTATTTAG
- a CDS encoding IS1182 family transposase, whose product MGGKIVFKEYDPDQLTFLPYKLEELVPTGHPVRIVKQVVDTVDVKPINRKYKGGGASSFHPRLMLKLLVYGYLTNTYSSRKLEEQAAQNVHFMWLLGMKKPDHNTINRFRSEKLSGVLKQIFSQIVLLLEQEGIVSLKEAVFTDGTKIESAANKYTFVWGKNIKANKDKMKAQLDELWGYAQSIAAEELKDTAPLEYSEINPEKVKETISKINAALDDKEDVDKKVKQKLNYAKKHWPESLARYDEQEKLLAGRNSMSKTDPDATFMRMKEDHMLNGQLKPAYNLQISTQEQFILNYTLHQTSTDYQTLSSHIEQYQALYKDLPKAIVADTGYGSDENYGVLARKGIEAYIKYNTFDKEQKDGIKAFSNDSLHYNEAENYLVCPIGQWMAHIGNGQRVTSSGFVQLISRYRAQNCEGCPMRGVCHTTQGNRVVEINHSLRQHKQAAKERLNTEQGINLRKRRPADVEPVFAQLKHNHGFRRFLLKGMSKAEVEIGLLSIAHNLRKWKT is encoded by the coding sequence ATGGGAGGCAAGATAGTCTTTAAGGAATATGATCCAGACCAGTTAACGTTTTTACCGTACAAACTGGAGGAACTGGTACCGACAGGTCATCCGGTCCGTATCGTTAAACAGGTCGTGGACACGGTAGATGTCAAACCGATCAACCGGAAGTACAAAGGCGGCGGGGCGTCAAGTTTCCATCCCCGGCTGATGCTGAAGCTGCTGGTTTACGGCTATCTGACCAATACTTATTCCTCACGCAAACTGGAAGAACAGGCCGCGCAGAACGTACACTTCATGTGGCTTTTAGGGATGAAAAAGCCCGACCACAACACCATCAACCGTTTTCGCAGCGAGAAGTTGTCAGGCGTCTTAAAGCAGATCTTCTCACAAATCGTGTTGCTGCTCGAGCAGGAAGGTATCGTATCCTTGAAAGAAGCCGTTTTTACTGATGGTACCAAGATCGAATCAGCGGCGAACAAGTACACCTTCGTATGGGGCAAAAACATCAAGGCGAATAAAGATAAGATGAAAGCCCAGCTTGATGAACTGTGGGGTTATGCGCAAAGCATTGCCGCCGAAGAACTAAAAGATACAGCGCCCTTGGAATATAGTGAGATCAACCCGGAGAAAGTAAAGGAAACCATCTCAAAGATCAATGCAGCCTTAGATGATAAAGAAGACGTAGACAAAAAAGTAAAGCAAAAGCTGAACTACGCAAAGAAGCACTGGCCGGAGAGCCTGGCACGGTATGACGAGCAGGAAAAGTTATTAGCCGGCCGTAACAGCATGTCAAAGACCGACCCGGATGCCACCTTCATGCGGATGAAGGAAGACCATATGCTGAACGGACAACTTAAGCCGGCCTATAACCTGCAGATATCCACCCAGGAGCAATTCATCCTTAATTATACCCTGCATCAAACCTCAACCGATTACCAAACCTTGTCTTCCCATATTGAACAATACCAAGCCTTATATAAAGACCTGCCCAAAGCCATTGTTGCCGACACCGGCTACGGATCGGATGAGAACTACGGTGTGTTAGCGCGAAAAGGCATTGAGGCTTACATCAAATACAATACGTTCGATAAGGAACAAAAGGACGGTATCAAAGCGTTCAGTAACGACAGCCTGCATTATAACGAAGCGGAGAATTACCTTGTTTGTCCGATAGGTCAATGGATGGCGCATATCGGTAACGGTCAGCGAGTCACTTCATCTGGTTTTGTACAACTGATCAGCCGTTACCGTGCCCAGAACTGTGAAGGTTGCCCGATGCGTGGTGTTTGCCATACTACACAGGGTAACCGGGTCGTTGAGATCAACCACAGCCTAAGACAACATAAACAGGCAGCCAAAGAACGGTTGAATACAGAACAGGGTATCAACCTCAGGAAACGAAGGCCGGCCGATGTGGAACCGGTATTCGCCCAATTAAAGCATAACCATGGCTTCAGACGATTCCTGCTGAAAGGGATGTCCAAGGCCGAGGTCGAAATCGGCTTATTATCCATCGCACATAACCTAAGAAAATGGAAAACCTGA